In Candidatus Nitronauta litoralis, one DNA window encodes the following:
- the ispH gene encoding 4-hydroxy-3-methylbut-2-enyl diphosphate reductase, whose amino-acid sequence MKVSLASALGTCFGVKDAINMALEPQFKDDLTIVGQLVHNRQVNEALKKNGISLVNGVDGLEGVETKKVMITAHGAAEKMKTQLTDAGFVVFDASCPLVMRVHSQIKSMVDKDYFPVVIGQEAHVEVKGIVGDLKEYIVIGDEGDFEKLRATGKRKLGIVSQTTQQVEKVETLVKKIREMDCVDEVAFVNTVCQPTRDRQVAVRELADQVDLMIVIGGYNSSNTKKLVAVCEEKNVEAHHIEDSSQLDRQWFQGKQHVGITAGTSTPEWVINEVHTAILKIAQEMDSLEQPVTAS is encoded by the coding sequence ATGAAAGTATCGCTGGCAAGTGCGCTTGGCACCTGTTTTGGAGTAAAAGACGCTATCAATATGGCTCTGGAACCCCAGTTCAAGGACGATCTGACTATTGTCGGGCAACTGGTTCATAATCGGCAGGTTAATGAAGCTTTGAAAAAGAATGGGATCTCCCTCGTGAATGGTGTGGATGGGCTCGAGGGTGTTGAAACCAAGAAAGTGATGATCACGGCCCACGGTGCTGCGGAAAAAATGAAAACCCAGCTTACCGATGCCGGGTTTGTTGTGTTCGATGCAAGCTGCCCTCTTGTGATGCGTGTACACAGCCAGATAAAATCCATGGTGGATAAAGATTACTTTCCTGTGGTCATCGGTCAGGAAGCGCATGTTGAGGTAAAAGGGATCGTTGGGGATCTGAAAGAATATATAGTGATTGGTGATGAGGGTGATTTCGAAAAACTGCGGGCTACCGGCAAGCGGAAACTCGGTATTGTCAGCCAGACCACGCAACAGGTGGAAAAAGTAGAGACACTGGTTAAGAAAATCAGGGAAATGGATTGTGTTGACGAGGTGGCATTTGTGAACACTGTCTGCCAGCCTACGCGGGACCGGCAGGTAGCCGTCCGGGAACTGGCTGACCAGGTTGACCTGATGATTGTGATTGGTGGATATAATTCCTCCAACACAAAAAAGCTGGTTGCTGTGTGCGAAGAAAAGAATGTCGAAGCGCATCATATTGAAGATTCTTCGCAGCTTGATCGACAATGGTTTCAGGGTAAGCAGCATGTGGGTATCACCGCAGGTACCAGCACACCAGAGTGGGTCATCAACGAAGTGCACACGGCCATTCTGAAAATTGCCCAGGAAATGGATTCGCTGGAGCAACCCGTCACTGCCTCCTGA
- the sdhB gene encoding succinate dehydrogenase iron-sulfur subunit, with translation MTTKNITIKIKRQDAPDSKPYWQEFNVPFKDHSNIISCLQDIQRSPETSNGVSINPVVWECNCLEEVCGACTMVINGRVRQACTALVDKLSHPITLEPMSKFPVVRDLHVDRSRMFENLKKVKAWINIDGTHDIGEGPVLPENERAKRYVLSECMTCGCCLEACPQFSKDNNFLGAATFSQVRLFNAHPTGKYNQEERLEAVMGEGGIADCGNAQVCVEVCPKHIPLTESIAEIGGQTTLQIIKNLLFK, from the coding sequence ATGACAACAAAAAATATTACCATTAAAATAAAACGGCAGGATGCCCCGGATTCAAAACCCTACTGGCAGGAATTTAATGTCCCTTTCAAGGATCATTCCAATATTATTTCCTGCCTTCAGGATATTCAGCGAAGTCCGGAAACCAGTAACGGCGTTTCCATCAATCCTGTTGTATGGGAATGTAATTGCCTCGAGGAAGTTTGCGGGGCTTGTACCATGGTTATTAATGGTCGGGTGAGGCAAGCGTGTACCGCTCTGGTCGATAAACTGTCTCATCCGATAACATTGGAACCAATGTCGAAATTTCCCGTTGTCAGGGATTTGCATGTTGACCGCAGTCGCATGTTTGAAAACCTCAAAAAAGTAAAGGCCTGGATCAATATTGATGGTACTCACGATATTGGGGAAGGACCGGTGCTCCCGGAAAATGAACGGGCCAAACGTTATGTCTTGTCGGAGTGTATGACCTGCGGGTGTTGTCTCGAAGCGTGTCCCCAGTTTTCGAAAGACAACAACTTCCTCGGAGCAGCCACTTTTAGTCAGGTTCGGCTATTTAATGCCCACCCAACCGGCAAATATAATCAAGAGGAAAGGCTGGAAGCGGTGATGGGTGAGGGGGGAATCGCAGATTGCGGTAACGCTCAGGTTTGCGTCGAAGTGTGTCCTAAACACATTCCTTTAACAGAAAGTATCGCGGAAATTGGGGGGCAGACGACCCTTCAGATCATAAAAAACCTGTTATTCAAATAA
- the sdhA gene encoding succinate dehydrogenase flavoprotein subunit — MEKRPNSFVVIGGGLAGLACTMKLCEAKAKVTLVSYQAVKRSHSVCAQGGINAAINSKGEGDSPEIHFYDTVKGGDFLANQPLVRDMCYQAPAIIHLMDRLGVAFNRSPEGHLEFRRFGGTLYSRTAFAGATTGQQLLYALDEQVRRYEHDGQVTKLEWHEYLEAVIDHDGVCKGAVLHDLRTGEIFTVGGDAVVLATGGPSQVYGRSTGSTVCTGAAATSAYLQGAKYGNPEFIQIHPTAIPGHDKLRLMSESARGEGGRIWVPKKPGDSRPPREVPENERYYFLEENYPLFGNLVPRDVASREIYDVVFNKKMGIVGEPMVYLDLTHHPKEYLDNRLGGIIDIYEKFTGDDPRNVPMKIFPAVHYSMGGLWTDFKDDGHGLIDHQSPRNQMTSIPGLYAAGEADFQYHGANRLGANSLLSCIYTGLMMGPGLIQYAKNQKKVFENVEPQVFEKAAHKWKDRFSKIKSMQGSENPYDLHRELGDTMMENVLIVRDNTKLNKALSMIDDIETRSHDIRCLDTTHWANPTPSFINQLNCMIHLSRIIAMGALMRNEFRGAHYKPEFDLKQPSDFDPHEYVDYMEQKNYGEVPEESFPDGHLAYMKRFEANNERWLKTTIAHYDEGKPNISYEPVDTSIVPPRPRKYD; from the coding sequence ATGGAAAAACGTCCAAACAGTTTTGTTGTGATCGGTGGAGGCCTTGCCGGGCTGGCCTGCACCATGAAACTTTGTGAAGCCAAGGCAAAGGTAACGCTCGTTTCTTACCAGGCAGTCAAACGGTCGCATTCGGTTTGTGCCCAGGGGGGGATCAATGCGGCCATCAACTCCAAGGGTGAAGGCGACTCTCCCGAAATTCATTTTTACGACACGGTCAAAGGCGGTGACTTTCTCGCCAATCAACCCCTGGTTCGGGACATGTGCTATCAAGCTCCAGCGATTATTCATCTGATGGACCGCCTCGGTGTTGCTTTCAACCGTTCACCGGAAGGACATCTGGAATTCCGTCGATTTGGGGGAACCTTGTATTCACGTACCGCATTTGCCGGTGCAACTACGGGACAACAACTCCTGTATGCGCTCGATGAGCAAGTGCGTCGTTATGAGCACGATGGCCAGGTGACAAAACTTGAATGGCACGAGTACCTTGAAGCAGTGATTGACCACGATGGAGTATGCAAGGGAGCGGTCCTGCACGATTTGCGAACGGGAGAAATTTTTACCGTTGGCGGCGATGCCGTTGTCCTGGCTACTGGAGGTCCATCGCAGGTTTACGGTCGATCGACAGGATCAACGGTCTGCACAGGAGCGGCTGCAACTTCGGCCTATTTGCAGGGAGCGAAATACGGCAACCCGGAATTTATTCAGATTCACCCGACAGCAATACCGGGGCATGACAAGTTGCGTTTGATGAGTGAATCTGCACGGGGAGAAGGCGGGCGCATCTGGGTTCCCAAAAAACCAGGCGATTCCCGACCCCCGCGAGAGGTGCCAGAAAACGAACGCTATTATTTCCTGGAAGAAAACTACCCCCTGTTTGGCAATCTGGTGCCGCGTGATGTGGCAAGCCGGGAAATTTACGATGTGGTTTTCAATAAGAAGATGGGTATTGTGGGTGAACCTATGGTTTACCTCGATTTGACGCATCATCCAAAAGAATACCTCGACAATCGGCTGGGCGGTATCATTGATATTTATGAAAAATTTACGGGCGACGACCCACGGAATGTGCCGATGAAAATTTTTCCGGCCGTGCATTATTCCATGGGGGGGCTTTGGACCGATTTCAAGGACGACGGTCATGGACTGATTGACCATCAGTCTCCGCGCAATCAGATGACTTCTATTCCAGGGTTATACGCTGCGGGTGAAGCAGACTTTCAATATCACGGCGCGAACAGGCTTGGTGCCAATTCCCTGCTCAGTTGTATCTATACGGGATTGATGATGGGGCCTGGTTTAATCCAGTATGCCAAAAACCAGAAAAAGGTATTTGAAAACGTAGAGCCGCAGGTGTTTGAAAAAGCAGCGCACAAGTGGAAGGACAGGTTCAGTAAGATCAAGTCCATGCAGGGCAGTGAAAACCCTTATGACTTGCACAGAGAGTTGGGCGATACGATGATGGAAAATGTATTGATTGTTCGGGACAACACTAAACTGAATAAAGCTCTTTCAATGATCGACGATATCGAAACACGCTCTCATGATATTCGCTGTCTTGACACCACTCACTGGGCCAATCCGACACCGAGTTTTATCAATCAATTGAATTGCATGATCCACCTTTCACGGATCATCGCTATGGGTGCCCTGATGCGAAACGAATTTCGGGGAGCCCACTACAAACCAGAGTTCGATCTCAAACAGCCCTCGGATTTTGATCCACACGAGTATGTTGATTACATGGAGCAAAAGAATTACGGTGAAGTGCCGGAAGAATCATTCCCGGATGGGCACTTGGCTTACATGAAACGGTTTGAGGCGAATAATGAGAGGTGGTTGAAAACCACCATCGCCCATTACGATGAAGGAAAACCCAATATCAGTTACGAACCGGTAGACACCTCGATTGTGCCACCACGTCCCAGAAAATACGATTGA
- a CDS encoding succinate dehydrogenase: MDRLSKDQIHFLLLKIHSLTGLVPIGAYLVVHLSVNSLRTVGVLPYQLSIDAINNLPFLIWIETIFIYIPLLFHSFMGFYISKSAKYNLSRYRYPRNGLYTLQRITGAIVFVFLIYHVGTTVVPKWTNDKHLFEAAPFLIDILNNQFGTWTGRILYLIGITSATFHFANGLWGFCISWGLVVGKKAQRNAALAFSLVGLALTVMGLATVFEFSMHPESTVPTILDASHPGEAS; encoded by the coding sequence ATGGATCGACTTTCCAAGGATCAAATACATTTCCTTCTGCTTAAAATACATTCCCTCACTGGGCTAGTTCCGATCGGAGCTTACCTCGTTGTTCATCTTTCGGTGAATTCCCTGAGAACAGTTGGTGTCCTTCCCTATCAACTCAGCATCGACGCAATAAACAATCTCCCTTTCCTCATTTGGATTGAAACTATTTTCATTTACATCCCCCTGTTATTTCATTCTTTCATGGGGTTTTACATTTCGAAGTCGGCAAAATATAACCTGTCTCGTTATCGTTATCCCCGGAACGGTCTCTACACACTGCAGCGAATAACCGGTGCCATTGTGTTTGTGTTCCTGATATACCATGTGGGTACTACCGTTGTGCCCAAATGGACTAATGACAAGCACTTGTTTGAGGCGGCTCCTTTTTTAATCGATATACTCAATAATCAATTCGGTACCTGGACGGGGCGTATTCTCTATTTGATTGGGATTACCAGCGCAACCTTCCATTTTGCCAATGGTCTCTGGGGGTTTTGTATTTCCTGGGGGTTGGTCGTTGGTAAAAAGGCTCAACGTAATGCAGCTCTGGCTTTCTCACTGGTTGGGTTGGCGCTCACCGTCATGGGGTTAGCCACCGTTTTTGAATTTTCAATGCATCCTGAATCAACTGTGCCAACCATTCTGGATGCTTCACATCCGGGTGAGGCTTCCTGA
- a CDS encoding HU family DNA-binding protein, protein MIRSDLAEKLAIRMNISKLEADRLILAFCDAVEANLKIDGKVAIQGFGSFVLKEYRPRVGKKPVSGEEIEIPARKKPAFRPSKDLLQLINTEREPRVITQVKESPGISASF, encoded by the coding sequence ATGATTAGATCAGACCTGGCAGAGAAGCTAGCCATTAGAATGAACATTTCAAAATTGGAAGCAGACCGCCTTATTTTGGCTTTCTGCGATGCAGTCGAAGCCAACCTGAAAATTGATGGCAAAGTTGCCATTCAGGGATTTGGGTCGTTTGTGTTGAAGGAATACAGGCCACGTGTGGGCAAAAAACCCGTTTCTGGTGAGGAGATTGAGATTCCGGCACGCAAGAAACCGGCTTTTCGTCCCAGTAAGGATTTACTCCAATTAATTAATACAGAGCGGGAACCGCGGGTTATCACTCAGGTAAAGGAATCCCCGGGTATTTCAGCCTCCTTTTAG
- a CDS encoding D-2-hydroxyacid dehydrogenase yields the protein MKQQIHIYLTHPHVSCWNFKERHRDLLEQSIPGFKVKTFLNSKDFLSQLPDAGAVIVWFFKKEWLEKASHLKLISTPAAGTDWIALPEPSECNILPEVWHGGFHGSMMAESVLGAAFHFLKGFEFSRKIQGQKKWARKKISDRIESLYKSRIVILGFGRIGQAIGKAFKPFGCQITGIKRSLGNQAPDWFDEKDRLATFDQLPDLLPETDHFVLTLPGGKETDGLLKPSHFEKLNGKVIFYNVGRGNPYRESDLLQALNSKKIQHAYLDVFEPEPLPETSPLWELDNVLIQPHVSAASPQYLDLYLEEFIQRWVKSDK from the coding sequence ATGAAACAGCAAATTCACATCTACCTCACACATCCCCATGTATCCTGCTGGAATTTTAAGGAAAGGCATCGCGATTTGCTGGAGCAATCCATCCCAGGCTTCAAAGTAAAAACCTTTTTAAATTCAAAGGACTTTTTATCTCAATTGCCAGATGCGGGTGCGGTAATCGTCTGGTTTTTCAAGAAAGAATGGCTGGAAAAAGCCTCGCACCTGAAACTGATATCGACCCCTGCTGCAGGAACCGATTGGATTGCGCTGCCTGAGCCATCAGAATGTAATATTCTCCCCGAGGTCTGGCACGGCGGATTCCATGGCTCTATGATGGCAGAAAGTGTTCTGGGTGCGGCGTTCCACTTTCTCAAGGGATTTGAATTCTCGAGAAAAATACAGGGCCAGAAAAAGTGGGCACGCAAAAAGATTTCCGACAGAATAGAATCCCTTTACAAATCCAGGATTGTCATACTGGGGTTTGGCCGGATTGGGCAAGCTATTGGAAAAGCGTTTAAACCCTTTGGCTGCCAGATCACAGGAATAAAAAGATCCCTGGGAAATCAAGCCCCAGACTGGTTTGATGAGAAGGACCGACTGGCAACCTTTGATCAATTACCCGATCTTTTGCCTGAGACTGACCACTTTGTCCTGACTTTACCTGGTGGAAAGGAAACTGATGGGCTGTTGAAGCCTTCCCATTTTGAAAAACTCAATGGGAAAGTGATTTTTTACAATGTTGGCAGAGGAAACCCCTACAGAGAATCCGACCTGCTGCAGGCTTTAAACTCGAAAAAAATCCAACATGCCTACCTGGATGTGTTCGAACCTGAGCCATTGCCCGAGACTTCCCCTTTGTGGGAACTCGACAACGTGCTGATACAGCCGCATGTATCAGCCGCTTCTCCACAATATCTGGATTTGTATTTGGAAGAGTTTATCCAACGGTGGGTGAAATCCGATAAATAG